One genomic segment of Pedobacter endophyticus includes these proteins:
- a CDS encoding c-type cytochrome, with the protein MYYKKSLVLALLVSFAFGLSAFMPQKSDEKKAKNLKVLPKDISHEDLDKIMDNFKMALGVKCGYCHAPMANNPRKLDFASDAKPEKETARDMMRMTAKINKKYFHNAMENGKTVSKIACVTCHNGKTEPAAK; encoded by the coding sequence ATGTACTACAAAAAATCTCTGGTGCTGGCCTTATTGGTATCCTTTGCCTTTGGCCTAAGTGCCTTTATGCCACAGAAGTCAGATGAAAAGAAAGCTAAAAATCTAAAGGTTCTACCGAAAGACATCAGTCATGAAGATCTAGACAAGATCATGGACAACTTTAAGATGGCGCTGGGCGTAAAATGCGGATACTGCCATGCGCCAATGGCCAATAACCCACGAAAGCTAGACTTTGCAAGTGACGCAAAACCCGAAAAGGAAACCGCCCGCGATATGATGCGGATGACTGCAAAGATCAACAAGAAATATTTTCACAATGCTATGGAAAATGGCAAAACCGTCTCTAAGATAGCCTGCGTAACCTGCCATAATGGAAAAACAGAACCAGCAGCGAAATAA
- a CDS encoding AIR synthase related protein, with the protein MSDNRYNQRGVSASKEDVHNAIKNIDKGIFPKAFCKIIPDILGGDENYCNIMHADGAGTKSSLAYVYWKETGDASVWKGIAQDAIIMNIDDLICVGATDNILLSSTIGRNKNLIPGEVIAAIINGTEEILADLREQGISIYSTGGETADVGDLVRTIIVDSTVTCRMKREDVISNDNIKAGDVIVGLASYGQATYETEYNGGMGSNGLTSARHDVFEKSIANKYPESFDPAVPFDLVFSGKKQLTEEVDVSTPLNMTDSTPLNMTDSTPLNMTDSTPINMTDSTPHKITAGKLVLSPTRTYAPVIKKVLESYRSQINGIVHCSGGAQTKVLHFINDDVHVIKDNLFPVPPLFRLIQEQSGTDWKEMYKVFNMGHRMELYVPTEIAQSIIEISQSFNIDAQIIGRVESADKKQVTIESEKGTFIYY; encoded by the coding sequence ATGAGTGATAATAGGTACAATCAGCGTGGCGTTTCTGCCTCAAAAGAAGATGTGCACAATGCCATCAAAAACATCGACAAGGGAATCTTCCCAAAGGCGTTTTGCAAAATCATTCCCGATATTTTAGGTGGCGATGAAAACTATTGCAATATTATGCATGCCGATGGTGCGGGAACAAAATCTTCGCTGGCCTATGTTTACTGGAAAGAAACCGGCGATGCGTCGGTATGGAAAGGAATAGCACAGGATGCCATTATCATGAACATCGACGATTTAATTTGCGTAGGTGCAACGGATAACATTCTCTTATCATCAACCATCGGGCGTAATAAAAATCTCATTCCAGGCGAAGTTATTGCCGCTATAATAAATGGCACCGAAGAGATTTTAGCAGATTTACGCGAGCAGGGAATTTCCATCTACTCTACCGGTGGCGAAACTGCGGATGTAGGCGACCTGGTACGAACAATTATTGTAGACTCGACAGTGACCTGCCGCATGAAACGCGAAGACGTGATCAGCAACGATAACATCAAAGCTGGCGACGTAATTGTTGGGTTGGCCTCTTATGGTCAGGCCACTTATGAAACCGAATACAATGGCGGTATGGGCTCAAACGGGCTTACCTCTGCACGGCACGATGTATTTGAGAAATCGATAGCAAATAAATATCCCGAAAGCTTTGATCCTGCTGTACCGTTTGATCTGGTTTTCTCGGGCAAGAAGCAATTGACGGAGGAGGTTGATGTTTCGACTCCGCTCAACATGACAGACTCGACTCCGCTCAACATGACAGACTCGACTCCGCTCAACATGACAGACTCGACTCCGATCAACATGACAGACTCGACTCCGCATAAAATTACGGCCGGCAAGTTAGTGCTCTCTCCTACCCGTACGTATGCGCCTGTAATAAAAAAAGTATTGGAAAGCTATCGAAGCCAAATTAACGGCATTGTACATTGTAGCGGAGGCGCACAAACCAAAGTGCTTCACTTCATCAATGATGATGTTCACGTAATAAAAGACAATTTATTTCCCGTTCCACCGCTTTTTAGGTTGATACAGGAGCAATCGGGTACCGATTGGAAGGAAATGTATAAGGTATTTAATATGGGGCACAGAATGGAATTATATGTACCTACGGAGATTGCACAAAGCATTATCGAAATTTCGCAAAGCTTTAATATCGATGCGCAAATTATCGGTCGGGTCGAAAGCGCTGATAAAAAACAGGTAACCATAGAAAGCGAAAAGGGAACTTTCATTTATTATTAA